From Synergistaceae bacterium, the proteins below share one genomic window:
- the rsmH gene encoding 16S rRNA (cytosine(1402)-N(4))-methyltransferase RsmH, protein MYHEPVMLNEVINLIRTHANKSNLRILDGTLGLGGYSEAMLKNFSDSYVLGIDRDESALNFSRERLKDFHNFEALHANFGNLDSIIKNFPPFDVFVFDLGVSNMQITSPERGFSFNVDGPLDMRMNPDGDSLTAREILQTFDAQTLAKIFWDYGEERFSRQIANAIKHTKSPLNTTSDLVNLIRAALPQPVQRKMGTHPARRVFQALRIYINDETGELERLIKSLRTINNNALIIFVAYHSLEDRLIKKSFREWQINNFGKILTRHPLTPSENELEANYKSRSAKLRAFFTIFN, encoded by the coding sequence ATGTATCATGAGCCAGTAATGTTAAATGAAGTTATAAATTTAATTCGCACTCACGCAAATAAATCAAACCTGCGAATCCTTGACGGCACATTGGGACTCGGCGGTTACTCTGAGGCAATGCTGAAAAATTTTTCTGATTCTTACGTTCTCGGCATTGACAGAGACGAATCAGCACTAAATTTTTCGCGCGAAAGACTCAAAGATTTTCACAACTTCGAGGCACTTCACGCAAATTTCGGCAATCTCGACTCGATAATAAAAAATTTTCCTCCCTTTGACGTGTTTGTGTTCGATCTCGGAGTCTCAAACATGCAGATAACTTCACCCGAACGCGGATTTTCTTTCAACGTTGACGGCCCGCTAGATATGAGAATGAATCCCGACGGCGACTCACTCACTGCACGGGAAATTTTGCAGACCTTCGACGCACAGACCCTCGCAAAAATTTTCTGGGATTACGGCGAAGAAAGATTTTCACGTCAAATAGCTAATGCCATCAAGCACACAAAATCGCCCTTAAATACTACGTCAGATCTTGTGAATCTCATTCGCGCGGCACTCCCTCAGCCCGTGCAGAGAAAAATGGGCACTCATCCGGCAAGAAGAGTCTTTCAAGCACTAAGAATTTATATCAACGATGAAACCGGAGAACTTGAACGGCTCATAAAATCTTTACGCACAATAAATAATAACGCGCTTATAATATTTGTAGCTTATCACTCGCTTGAAGACAGGTTAATCAAGAAAAGTTTTAGAGAATGGCAGATAAATAATTTCGGGAAAATTTTAACGCGGCACCCCCTAACACCTTCAGAAAACGAGCTTGAAGCAAATTATAAATCACGCAGCGCAAAGTTACGGGCATTTTTTACTATTTTCAACTAG
- a CDS encoding penicillin-binding protein 2, giving the protein MANNKRLNRAGNPWILFILSFVIIGATLTARHCWPNPRIVQQSQHQYWKRVPLDSTRGIIQDSKGNALVISETLPSFAIDPSIIESQDIPELSQILSPDIMKRVLNAMGTRSRFMWLNHKISEAQAAIFKNLASKVKAVIEIDEPYRKYTNQRLLSHVLGFCNVDNRGLAGIEQAWDSTLYSPPGQKIVVRRPGSQPASLFEEEPERRVTPIVTLTVDSRIQYVVEKHLFKAAQDNGAKWAACICMNPFTGEIFAMSSWPAYDPSDRKTLLTTESLSNGAVSRGYEPGSTFKPIYLSIALERGWVQKDEIFFCPARLKVADGYIKESYPVAMGNIDTAQLLIKSSNVGMAQIGIRAERTKMYESLLAFGFGQETDIELPGVARGILPYPENWRGVTPANIAIGQGLAVTPLQLITAMAAIVNGGKLMSPYIVKEAVNSRGEIVYKGEPKVMREVITPETAEWIRGAMRRVVLEGTGRRAATEITELAGKTGTAQVPEGGKYSATRYVASFIGFWPYDNPKYLMLVVIGEPSSGRIYGGELAAPSFKSIVEEMAELEYYSS; this is encoded by the coding sequence ATGGCAAATAACAAACGTCTTAACAGGGCCGGAAATCCCTGGATTTTATTTATTCTGTCATTCGTTATCATCGGAGCAACTTTAACCGCGCGTCATTGCTGGCCTAACCCCCGAATCGTCCAGCAGTCGCAGCACCAATACTGGAAGAGAGTCCCGTTAGACTCAACGCGTGGAATCATACAAGACTCTAAAGGCAACGCATTAGTAATTTCTGAAACTCTGCCGTCATTCGCAATAGACCCATCAATAATTGAATCACAAGATATTCCGGAATTATCGCAAATTTTATCGCCTGATATTATGAAACGCGTATTAAATGCAATGGGTACACGTTCGCGCTTTATGTGGCTGAATCACAAAATTTCAGAAGCACAAGCAGCAATCTTCAAAAATTTAGCAAGCAAAGTTAAAGCCGTTATTGAAATCGACGAGCCATACAGAAAATACACGAATCAGCGTTTATTATCGCATGTATTAGGATTCTGCAACGTTGATAATCGCGGACTCGCAGGCATAGAACAAGCATGGGACTCGACTCTTTACAGCCCGCCGGGACAAAAAATTGTTGTGCGCCGTCCCGGAAGTCAGCCCGCCTCACTTTTTGAGGAAGAACCCGAACGCAGAGTCACGCCGATTGTAACTCTTACAGTTGACAGCAGGATTCAATATGTCGTCGAGAAACATTTATTCAAAGCTGCACAGGATAACGGAGCGAAATGGGCCGCTTGCATATGTATGAATCCTTTCACGGGTGAAATTTTTGCGATGTCGAGCTGGCCTGCTTATGATCCGTCAGACAGAAAAACTCTTTTGACAACTGAGTCATTATCTAACGGGGCAGTCAGTCGCGGTTACGAGCCGGGATCTACTTTCAAGCCTATATATTTAAGCATTGCACTTGAGAGAGGCTGGGTGCAGAAGGATGAAATATTTTTCTGTCCTGCACGTTTGAAAGTTGCTGACGGTTACATAAAAGAGTCTTATCCCGTTGCAATGGGAAATATTGACACAGCGCAGTTATTAATAAAATCTTCAAATGTCGGCATGGCTCAAATCGGAATCAGGGCAGAACGTACAAAAATGTATGAAAGTCTCTTAGCGTTCGGATTTGGTCAAGAAACTGATATAGAGCTTCCCGGAGTCGCACGCGGGATTTTGCCTTATCCTGAAAACTGGCGCGGTGTTACTCCTGCAAATATTGCGATTGGTCAGGGCTTGGCCGTTACTCCTCTGCAATTAATTACGGCGATGGCTGCAATAGTCAACGGCGGAAAATTAATGAGTCCTTATATCGTGAAAGAAGCAGTTAATTCACGCGGAGAAATAGTTTACAAGGGTGAACCTAAAGTAATGCGCGAGGTAATTACTCCTGAGACAGCCGAATGGATTAGAGGAGCAATGCGCAGAGTCGTTCTTGAAGGTACCGGCAGACGTGCAGCAACAGAAATTACAGAATTAGCCGGCAAAACAGGAACAGCACAAGTCCCCGAAGGCGGTAAATATTCAGCGACTCGTTATGTTGCGTCATTTATAGGTTTCTGGCCGTACGATAACCCGAAATATTTAATGCTCGTAGTAATCGGCGAACCATCAAGCGGAAGAATCTACGGAGGAGAACTCGCAGCACCGTCATTTAAATCAATAGTTGAAGAAATGGCCGAACTTGAATATTATTCATCATAA
- a CDS encoding UDP-N-acetylmuramoyl-L-alanyl-D-glutamate--2,6-diaminopimelate ligase: MSAKLENILRFIREHDKNNSVRVKNDSDLSCNITDVISDSRDVKQGTLFAAIKGETSDGHNFIQSAESNGASAILCEREVDSNLPQIIVPRVRDYLGETASLVYNHPSSKLLMVGVTGTNGKTTTTYIIRSILQAAGVKTGLLGTIIESDGDTEKDADRTTPESCIIQRQLFNMVNNGCGACVMETSSHGLYLGRIKGTLYDIAIFTNLYPEHLDFHLNMDNYFAAKKLLFTDYTKQNFTGAANFDDLFGKRLLAEFNGKIIGFGLGEDADSKVIASYTSINGTDLAIECTKYGSIRLRSPLVGDYNIMNTLCAVTAMRGRVDDSSIIDGVANVPQVPGRLERIDLPNGACCFVDFAHTPSALKSVLSVIRKLSGNDARIISIFGHGGGRYEQNRPELARSASQFANEIIITSDNARDEDPQKIADSIAAGASIPYKIMLDRAEAVKFALDNSKKGDILVITGKGPEKFITIKDKKIPFNDSQAVKQWRDSH, encoded by the coding sequence TTGAGCGCAAAATTAGAAAATATCTTGAGATTCATACGTGAACATGACAAAAATAATTCTGTCCGCGTAAAGAATGACTCTGATTTATCATGTAATATCACTGACGTTATATCAGACAGCAGAGACGTTAAACAGGGGACTCTGTTTGCAGCAATTAAAGGCGAGACATCGGACGGACATAATTTCATTCAATCAGCAGAGTCAAACGGTGCAAGCGCGATTTTGTGTGAACGTGAAGTAGACTCGAATTTACCGCAAATTATTGTTCCCAGAGTCCGTGATTATTTAGGCGAGACTGCCTCACTTGTATATAATCATCCGTCAAGCAAATTATTAATGGTCGGTGTAACAGGCACTAACGGAAAAACTACAACTACATATATAATTAGAAGCATTTTACAGGCTGCCGGAGTAAAAACGGGTTTATTAGGCACAATTATAGAAAGCGACGGCGACACAGAAAAGGACGCAGACAGAACGACTCCCGAAAGCTGTATAATTCAGAGACAATTATTTAACATGGTCAACAACGGCTGCGGGGCTTGCGTAATGGAGACTTCATCGCACGGGCTTTATCTCGGACGCATTAAGGGAACTTTGTACGACATAGCAATATTCACAAATTTATATCCTGAACACTTAGATTTTCACTTGAACATGGATAATTATTTTGCGGCAAAAAAATTATTATTCACTGACTACACAAAGCAGAATTTTACGGGAGCAGCAAATTTTGATGACTTGTTCGGCAAAAGATTATTAGCTGAATTTAACGGAAAAATTATCGGTTTCGGACTCGGTGAAGACGCTGACTCAAAAGTTATAGCCTCATATACGAGCATTAACGGGACTGATTTAGCAATTGAATGCACAAAATACGGCTCTATTCGATTACGTTCGCCCCTTGTCGGCGATTATAATATCATGAACACTCTTTGTGCTGTTACAGCGATGAGAGGCCGTGTAGATGACTCTTCAATAATTGACGGTGTTGCAAATGTTCCTCAAGTGCCCGGAAGACTCGAAAGAATCGATTTGCCTAATGGTGCGTGCTGCTTTGTAGATTTTGCGCATACTCCTTCAGCGTTAAAAAGTGTCTTGAGCGTAATACGTAAATTATCAGGCAATGACGCAAGAATTATATCTATATTCGGACACGGCGGAGGACGTTACGAGCAGAACAGACCCGAATTAGCTAGATCTGCATCACAATTCGCAAATGAAATAATTATCACTTCCGACAATGCACGCGACGAAGACCCGCAGAAAATCGCAGACTCAATCGCAGCAGGAGCATCTATCCCGTACAAAATTATGCTTGACAGGGCCGAAGCTGTAAAATTTGCGCTTGATAACTCAAAGAAGGGCGATATACTCGTAATAACGGGAAAAGGGCCGGAGAAATTTATCACGATCAAGGACAAAAAAATCCCGTTCAATGACTCACAAGCAGTTAAACAATGGAGGGACTCGCACTAA